In the Pantoea sp. Aalb genome, one interval contains:
- the bamB gene encoding outer membrane protein assembly factor BamB, translating to MESRKYFLPILFFIILLNGCSLLNKKEAKIAKNSLFSQVKKKFIPKIIWDVNVGDGFGDFYSTLHPVWENNTVYAADRFGVVKAFNANTGKRKWKVFLFKKEDIYSNYTSALLSSGITINGDLIYIGSERGFVYALNKTDGSIAWKSQVAGEVLSTPVISDNGLVLLHTTNGMLQGLDKNNGKIKWSINIEIPSLSLRGESTPAITMDGLAIVGTDNGRVLAILLDQGEILWQQSIFQLSGIRSIDYFHDVDMTPIILNDMVYAAAYNGKLTALNLHSGHILWRRKLGNIKNIIINANRIYLVDQDDIIFSYNIDGTKFIWRQNNFVHRDLTCPVLFKKYLVVGDSKGYVYWINISNGNLVAQQKLNNYGFQNELTVADNKILIQSKDGKLYAITL from the coding sequence ATGGAATCACGTAAATATTTTTTGCCAATACTATTTTTTATCATTCTACTGAATGGTTGTTCCCTATTAAATAAAAAAGAAGCAAAGATAGCCAAAAATTCTTTATTTTCTCAGGTAAAGAAAAAATTTATACCAAAAATCATATGGGATGTTAATGTAGGTGATGGATTTGGTGATTTCTACTCAACCCTACATCCTGTATGGGAAAATAATACTGTATATGCAGCTGATCGATTTGGTGTTGTAAAAGCATTCAATGCTAATACCGGCAAAAGAAAATGGAAAGTATTTCTTTTTAAAAAAGAGGATATTTACTCAAATTATACCTCTGCTCTATTATCTAGTGGTATTACTATTAATGGAGATCTTATATATATTGGTAGTGAAAGAGGATTTGTTTATGCACTAAATAAGACCGATGGTAGTATAGCATGGAAAAGCCAAGTAGCAGGTGAAGTATTATCAACACCAGTAATTAGTGATAATGGTTTAGTATTATTGCATACAACTAATGGAATGTTACAAGGACTTGATAAGAATAACGGTAAAATTAAATGGAGTATTAATATAGAGATACCATCCTTATCATTACGCGGTGAATCTACTCCAGCAATTACTATGGATGGTTTAGCTATTGTTGGCACTGATAATGGGCGAGTATTAGCCATACTTTTAGATCAGGGAGAAATACTTTGGCAACAAAGTATATTTCAACTTAGCGGCATAAGATCAATTGATTACTTTCATGATGTAGATATGACTCCTATTATTTTAAATGATATGGTGTATGCAGCAGCATATAATGGAAAGTTAACAGCATTGAATTTACATTCAGGACACATCTTATGGAGACGTAAACTTGGAAATATAAAAAATATTATAATCAATGCAAATCGTATTTATTTAGTTGATCAGGATGATATTATTTTTTCATATAATATTGATGGCACTAAATTTATTTGGCGTCAAAATAATTTTGTACATCGCGATCTTACATGTCCAGTATTGTTTAAAAAATATTTAGTAGTCGGCGATAGTAAAGGTTATGTATATTGGATTAATATATCTAATGGAAATCTTGTAGCTCAACAGAAATTAAACAATTATGGTTTTCAAAATGAACTAACAGTAGCAGATAATAAAATCTTAATTCAATCTAAAGATGGCAAATTATATGCCATCACACTATGA
- the ispG gene encoding flavodoxin-dependent (E)-4-hydroxy-3-methylbut-2-enyl-diphosphate synthase: MYNKAPIVRHKSTRIYVGKVPIGDGAPITVQSMTNTKTTDVQATVNQIYALEQAGVDIVRISVPSMDAAEAFKLIKKQVNVPLVADIHYDYRIALQVAKYGVDCLRINPGNIGNYERIKQVVHCARDHNIPIRIGINAGSLEKDIQKKYIEPKPEALFESAMRHIDYLNRLNFDQFKVSVKASDVLLTVKSYRLLAQAIDQPIHLGITESGSLRTGSVKSAIGLGILLTEGIGDTLRISLAADPVEEVKVGYDILKALRIRSRGINFIACPTCSRQEFDVIGTINELEKRLEDIMTPMNISIIGCVVNGLGEAMVATLGIAGGNKKSSFYEDGIRQKYRIDNQDIISQLETRIRAKAKILNNSNLIKIQKIQE, from the coding sequence ATGTATAATAAAGCACCTATTGTCCGACATAAATCTACACGAATCTATGTTGGTAAGGTACCAATTGGCGATGGTGCACCTATCACAGTTCAGTCTATGACTAATACTAAAACTACAGATGTGCAAGCTACAGTTAATCAAATTTATGCGTTGGAACAAGCTGGTGTAGATATTGTTCGTATATCGGTACCTAGTATGGATGCTGCTGAAGCTTTTAAATTAATTAAAAAACAGGTTAATGTACCACTAGTAGCAGATATTCATTATGATTATCGTATTGCTCTTCAAGTAGCTAAATACGGTGTAGATTGCTTACGTATTAATCCAGGTAATATAGGAAATTATGAACGGATTAAACAAGTAGTACATTGTGCACGTGACCATAATATTCCAATTAGGATTGGGATAAATGCTGGTTCTCTAGAAAAAGATATACAAAAAAAATATATTGAACCAAAACCAGAAGCATTATTTGAATCCGCTATGCGTCATATAGATTATCTTAATCGTCTTAACTTTGATCAATTTAAAGTAAGTGTTAAAGCATCTGATGTATTGCTTACTGTTAAGTCTTACCGTTTATTAGCACAAGCCATTGACCAACCGATACATCTAGGTATAACAGAATCTGGTAGTTTACGTACAGGTTCAGTTAAATCAGCAATTGGTTTAGGTATACTGTTAACAGAAGGAATTGGTGATACTTTGCGTATTTCATTAGCTGCTGATCCAGTGGAAGAAGTAAAAGTTGGTTATGATATATTAAAAGCTCTGCGCATCCGCTCACGAGGTATTAATTTTATTGCTTGTCCAACTTGTTCACGTCAAGAATTTGATGTTATTGGAACTATAAATGAATTAGAAAAACGCTTAGAAGATATTATGACTCCGATGAATATATCTATTATTGGTTGTGTAGTAAATGGACTTGGTGAAGCTATGGTAGCAACATTAGGAATAGCTGGAGGTAACAAGAAAAGTAGCTTTTATGAAGATGGTATACGTCAAAAATATCGAATTGATAATCAAGATATTATTTCTCAATTAGAAACACGTATTAGAGCTAAGGCTAAAATACTTAATAATAGTAATTTAATTAAAATACAAAAGATTCAAGAATAG
- the hisS gene encoding histidine--tRNA ligase, producing the protein MVKNIQAIRGMKDYLPSDIIIWQFIEEKLRQVLSSYGYNEIRLPIVEYTSLFNKAIGNITDIVEKEMYTFKDNNGESITLRPEGTAGCVRAGIEHGFLYNQQQRLWYIGPMFRYERPQKGRYRQFYQIGVESFGWQGPDIDAELIILSYRCWKVLGITEYVKLEVNSIGSLEVRNSYRRSLINFLEHHKDVLDDDCIRRMYTNPLRILDSKNPTIQKLLNYALPLSNFLDKKSHAHFDNLCTLLKNNGIKYKVNERLVRGLDYYNDTVFEWVTNNLGSQGTICGGGRYDGLVKQMGGHPTPAIGFAIGLDRLVLLLKTINKTFQPKNIIDGYIIASGKSVQCAAIQLAEKLRDSDPTVKIITNFGSNLKKQFARANKCGARIALILGEHEVQTDQVIIKDMRTGNQQILAQSEITKILQILLQ; encoded by the coding sequence TTGGTAAAAAATATTCAAGCAATCCGTGGTATGAAAGATTATTTACCTTCGGATATTATAATTTGGCAATTTATTGAAGAAAAGTTAAGACAAGTATTATCTAGCTATGGTTATAATGAAATTAGATTACCTATTGTTGAATATACATCATTATTTAATAAAGCAATTGGGAACATTACTGATATAGTTGAAAAAGAAATGTATACCTTTAAAGATAATAATGGTGAAAGTATCACATTACGTCCAGAAGGTACTGCTGGTTGTGTACGTGCCGGTATTGAACACGGATTTTTATACAATCAACAACAGCGATTATGGTATATAGGTCCAATGTTTCGTTATGAAAGACCTCAAAAAGGACGTTATCGCCAGTTTTATCAAATAGGTGTAGAAAGTTTTGGTTGGCAAGGACCAGACATTGATGCTGAATTAATTATATTAAGCTATCGCTGTTGGAAAGTACTTGGTATTACAGAGTATGTTAAGTTAGAAGTAAATTCTATTGGTTCTTTAGAAGTACGTAATAGTTATCGTCGTTCTTTAATAAATTTTTTAGAACATCATAAGGATGTATTAGATGATGATTGCATACGACGTATGTATACTAATCCTTTACGGATACTAGATAGTAAAAACCCTACTATTCAAAAACTACTTAACTATGCATTACCACTTAGTAACTTTTTGGATAAAAAATCACATGCACATTTTGATAATTTATGTACATTATTAAAAAATAACGGTATTAAATATAAAGTAAACGAACGCCTAGTACGTGGCCTTGATTATTATAATGATACTGTTTTTGAATGGGTAACTAATAACCTCGGTTCACAAGGTACCATCTGTGGTGGTGGTCGTTATGATGGTTTAGTAAAGCAAATGGGCGGACATCCTACACCAGCAATAGGATTTGCTATAGGACTAGATCGTTTAGTATTATTATTAAAAACTATTAATAAAACTTTTCAACCAAAAAATATTATAGATGGATACATTATCGCATCAGGGAAAAGTGTACAGTGTGCTGCTATTCAATTAGCAGAAAAGTTACGCGACTCTGATCCTACAGTAAAAATAATAACTAACTTTGGTAGTAATTTAAAAAAACAATTTGCTCGTGCTAATAAATGTGGTGCACGTATAGCATTAATATTAGGTGAACATGAAGTACAGACAGATCAAGTTATTATTAAAGACATGCGTACAGGAAACCAGCAGATTCTAGCTCAATCTGAAATAACTAAAATATTGCAAATATTACTTCAATAA
- a CDS encoding tetratricopeptide repeat protein, which yields MELYFRNKKLNSLNRCFSKNCTSFIFILIIGVISIAGFWYFWSNYQEKMYKVSSIQYQNLMKNIQTDKLKTMKDMTNFVIKNHNTYGALASLFLAKQYININQLSSAINILEYGLKDTKDINLQAIISLRLARIQIQNNQLNTALITLKRIKNNNWSSIIDYIHGEALLKKGDKDGARDIWTKVIKSQVSPDLIHYLQKKLNNLN from the coding sequence GTGGAACTTTACTTTAGAAATAAAAAATTAAATTCATTAAATAGATGTTTTTCTAAAAATTGTACTTCCTTTATATTTATTTTGATTATCGGAGTTATATCGATAGCTGGTTTTTGGTATTTTTGGTCTAATTATCAAGAAAAAATGTATAAAGTTAGTTCAATTCAGTACCAAAATTTAATGAAAAACATACAAACTGATAAGTTGAAAACTATGAAAGATATGACTAATTTTGTTATTAAAAATCATAATACTTACGGTGCATTAGCATCATTATTTTTAGCTAAGCAATATATTAATATAAATCAATTAAGTAGTGCTATAAATATTTTAGAATATGGATTAAAAGATACTAAAGATATTAATTTACAGGCAATAATATCTCTACGTTTAGCTCGTATTCAAATACAGAATAATCAACTTAATACAGCTCTTATTACTCTTAAAAGAATTAAAAATAATAATTGGAGTAGTATTATAGACTATATACATGGTGAAGCTTTATTAAAAAAAGGTGATAAAGATGGTGCACGTGATATATGGACAAAAGTAATTAAATCGCAAGTTTCTCCTGATTTGATACACTATTTACAAAAAAAATTAAATAATCTAAATTAA